In Candidatus Hinthialibacter antarcticus, a single window of DNA contains:
- a CDS encoding aminodeoxychorismate/anthranilate synthase component II, translating to MLLVLDNYDSFTYNLVQYLGELGAEMEVFRNDEITPDEIAAKDPKGILISPGPCTPDDAGISLAVIERFHQTKPIFGVCLGHQAVGQYFGGVVKRADRIMHGKTSLIYHKRQGILEGLDNPFVATRYHSLLVERETFPDCLEITAETDQGEIMGLRHKTLPIFGVQFHPESILTVEGKRLLANFLEML from the coding sequence GGTGCAATATCTGGGCGAACTCGGCGCCGAGATGGAAGTGTTTCGCAACGACGAAATCACGCCGGATGAAATCGCCGCGAAAGACCCCAAAGGCATCCTCATCTCGCCCGGCCCCTGTACGCCGGATGACGCGGGCATCTCACTTGCGGTGATTGAGCGCTTTCATCAAACCAAACCCATTTTTGGCGTCTGCTTAGGCCATCAAGCCGTCGGGCAATATTTTGGCGGCGTCGTTAAACGCGCTGACCGCATTATGCACGGCAAAACCTCGCTGATTTATCACAAACGCCAGGGCATCCTCGAAGGCCTCGACAATCCATTCGTAGCCACCCGATACCATTCCCTACTGGTCGAGCGCGAAACCTTCCCCGATTGTTTAGAAATCACCGCAGAAACCGACCAGGGCGAAATTATGGGGCTGCGTCATAAAACGCTGCCCATCTTTGGCGTTCAATTCCACCCGGAATCAATATTGACGGTCGAAGGCAAACGCCTGTTAGCCAATTTTCTTGAGATGTTATAG